The following proteins come from a genomic window of Anopheles ziemanni chromosome 3, idAnoZiCoDA_A2_x.2, whole genome shotgun sequence:
- the LOC131287166 gene encoding dynein light chain Tctex-type protein 2B-like isoform X2, which yields MVKEENKLDFVKSQLKMQSDARETSIPPAPAAYQMRPALSETFKSERIREIIQTVLTETLTGQTYTAADASRWTKSLADEISLKVKDLEMYRYKHVVQVMLGQQLGAGCKYVSRCRWDTECDNYATAEFKNSTIFCVVTVYGLYLY from the exons ATGGtcaaggaagaaaataaattagacTTCGTGAAAAGCCAATTGAAGATGCAGAGTGACGCGAGAGAAACCAGCATTCCACCGGCGCCGGCCGCGTACCAGATGCGCCCGGCGTTAAGTGAAACATTCAAATCGGAAAGGATACGTGAAATCATCCAGACAGTACTCACGGAAACGCTCACAG gtCAAACCTACACCGCGGCCGACGCGTCACGCTGGACCAAATCGCTGGCGGACGAAATCAGCCTGAAGGTAAAAgatttggaaatgtaccgGTACAAGCATGTCGTGCAGGTGATGCTGGGCCAGCAGTTGGGCGCCGGTTGTAAATACGTGTCGCGATGCCGATGGGACACAGAGTGTGATAATTACGCGACTGCGGAATTTAAAAACTCCACCATCTTCTGTGTGGTGACAGTTTACGGACTCTACCTTTAttga
- the LOC131287166 gene encoding dynein light chain Tctex-type protein 2B-like isoform X1, producing MVKEENKLDFVKSQLKMQSDARETSIPPAPAAYQMRPALSETFKSERIREIIQTVLTETLTVFFFPGQTYTAADASRWTKSLADEISLKVKDLEMYRYKHVVQVMLGQQLGAGCKYVSRCRWDTECDNYATAEFKNSTIFCVVTVYGLYLY from the exons ATGGtcaaggaagaaaataaattagacTTCGTGAAAAGCCAATTGAAGATGCAGAGTGACGCGAGAGAAACCAGCATTCCACCGGCGCCGGCCGCGTACCAGATGCGCCCGGCGTTAAGTGAAACATTCAAATCGGAAAGGATACGTGAAATCATCCAGACAGTACTCACGGAAACGCTCACAG tgtttttctttccaggtCAAACCTACACCGCGGCCGACGCGTCACGCTGGACCAAATCGCTGGCGGACGAAATCAGCCTGAAGGTAAAAgatttggaaatgtaccgGTACAAGCATGTCGTGCAGGTGATGCTGGGCCAGCAGTTGGGCGCCGGTTGTAAATACGTGTCGCGATGCCGATGGGACACAGAGTGTGATAATTACGCGACTGCGGAATTTAAAAACTCCACCATCTTCTGTGTGGTGACAGTTTACGGACTCTACCTTTAttga